In the genome of Leopardus geoffroyi isolate Oge1 chromosome B1, O.geoffroyi_Oge1_pat1.0, whole genome shotgun sequence, the window CAGTTTGCTTTTGGACAAATCGGGTGGTGCTGGAACTCTACGCGGAGTCCGGGGCCAGAATGCCCCTGGAGCACGTAGGGCTCAAGCCCCGACTACAGAGAGCAGCCTTGGGAATGAGGGAGGAGCACTCAGCCAGCCTCCCCTGGGTCGCCAGAGACAGGTTCGCCAGCTGTGTGGCTCCACAAAGCCAGGAGGCCCCGGCAGCTGTCACAGGCACGGACCAGGCTGGCGTCACCTCCTCGAGGTGCAGGCCTGGCCAGCTGTCGTCGTTCAGCCCCGGGATCTCGTGCACCTGGGCCTCAGCCCGACGTCCTGCTCATCGGTCCCACGAGGCTGGACCGGGCGGCAACAAGCCCTAAAGCCCCAGCTTTGGATCACGCTATCactctgctccccccgcccccccccccgggcctctCCCCAAACCCCCTGGACATGTAATTCTCGGAAATGTCAGGATCTGTGTAtctggcccagcccagccctgcctcttcctGCAGGGATTCTGGAAGAAGGGATGAGACCCAGCTAGGACCAGCCTGCCAGGGGCAGAACCGAGGGCTGCTCCGAGCCTTCTGAGACACTATTTCCAACTCGtacctcctgcccctcccccgtggcCCAGCTGAGAAAAATGAACATGACCCGAACGTATCCCTTGGAGAAAGTGCTAACGGCTTTCTTCTTGGCTGGAGGTGGACTCCTTGCGCCTATTATCAGGCGGTGGGACTGCTGCTATCTTTACTTGGGAGTTTCATACGGTGTAAAGAGGGGGTAGGAATGCCAAGTTGACAAGGGGTGGGCTGTGGACGCGCGTCAACTTGGAAGCCGAACCTCATTTCCAGAACTTCCCGTTGCTTTCTGGTTCGGGTCGGCCAGTCAGACGAATCCTGGAGGGCACGTGGGTGGCGGTGGTGAGGCGGTGTGGGCGTCCGCCGACCTGGGTCAGGCTGGTGGCAGGAGAGGCCAGCGCGCTGCCGGCTGGACGCTGGGGCTCCCGCGGGTCCCCTTCCCCGGCCGCCTGTCCCGGGGTCCCGGGCTCGGCACAACGCGCAGAGCCGCCGAGACACTGGCGTGCGCGGTCACGGCGGGGACACCCGCGCCGGCACGAGCCGGTGAGCGGCGGGAAGGCGCCCCGGCGCTGGCGAGCggaaggcggcggcggcggcgacccCTCCCGACCCGCCCGCTCTCAGCCTGCCGGCCGGAAGAGGAAGCGCGCCGGCGCCCACGTCCGGGGCGGGAGGAGGCGTGGCTGGCGCGCGCCCGCCCCCGGCAGTGTGCCCGCAGTCCATTCCGCATCCGTCCATCAGTTCGTGTGTCCGACCCTCCGTCATCCCTGAGCTTGCGGCCGCGGCAGGTGCAAGGGGGGACTGCTCCCGCGTCCGCGCGCGCCCCACTGCCCCGCCCAGGATGCGAGCCAGGGCGGGGGTCGGGGTCCGGGAttccgggcggggcggggcggggcgggtgaTGGGGGAGGTCGGGGGCCGGGTTCctagggggtgggggctgggggccgggatTCAGGGGCACGGGGACACCGCCGGGGCTGCCCTCCgccggggcctcagtttccccagccaCTCTGCAAGACGACCTGGGGCGGCTGCATGGAGTAGGCCGGGGCCCCGATGCCCCCAACTCGGCCCCTTGGGACGGTTGGCATCGGTGGCTGCGGTTTCTTTGCGCAACCCAGCAGCCTGACTTTCCTGCCGCCTGGCATCGGGGAGAGGGCGCACTGAGGGGCCCTCAGGGAGGCGGGCAGGCACTCCCTTTAGGGTGCTTGCTAGCTGTTAGTGGGTCGGGGGCATGGTGAGGGCTGGGGAACTCTGTTTCCTCCCCGGCCCAGGATAGGTCTCTGGCTCTGGGGTACCCAGAGGTGCCCTCATGCAGACCTGCCACACTCTCAGCCAGGCGGGATTGGAGCGGCCCCCACCATgggctggggagcaggagggagctGCACCCCGCGCCCACCTATCCGCCAACAGCCCTTGTCAGAGCCCCGTGTGATCACCGTGGTCTTCCTCGGCCTCCTGCTGGACCTCCTGGCCTTCACTCTGCTGTTGCCTCTGCTGCCAGGGCTGCTGGAGAGCCATGGCCGTGCCCACGTGAGCCCTCCCCCACGTCTGGAGGCCCCCCGACTCCCACGATGGCTGCCCACTGCCCCAAAGCCCATCAGGGACTCCCCCAACCCCTGTCACACTTCCTTGTTCCCCAGGATCCCCTCTATGGCTCCTGGCAACAAGGCGTGGACTGGTTTGCCGCAGCCATCAGGATGCCAGCGGAGAAGAGGTACAACAGTGTCCTGTTTGGAGGTACGGCCCCAAGTCCCACGCTGGGGTCCTTGTCCCCACTTTCCTGCTGCTGGGCACTGTCTGCCCCCTTCCCGTGTGCAGTGTCCACTCCTGGTGGGGCCCACCCAGCATCACCAGACCCATGAGGACAGACCGAGTCGTGTAACCCAAACGTCTGTCTCTTTCAGGTCTGATAGGCTCAGTCTTCTCCTTCCTGCAGTTCCTCTTGGCACCAGTCACGGGGGCGGTCTCAGACTGTCTCGGGAGGCGCCCGGTGATGCTGCTGTCCCTGGTACGGGTGCCCACCTCTCACCCACCCGGCAGCGGCCCTCGCTGCCCCCTGGGTGTGCTGCTTTGGGTGCTGGCTCCTGTGGCTAAGGCAGGCTTTCCCAGAGCCGCTCCCTGTCTGCGGGGGGACATCGGGAACACAGACGGACCTTGAGTGCTCCGGAACAGACAGGGCCGGGTCCCAGCGGTGTTACCTGGGTTTGTCAGCCCAACTCTGGGCCCCTCCTGGCCTCAAGTGACCACACCTGCCCCGGGGACAGGCAGGTCTGGCCACCTCGTATGCCGTGTGGGCGGCCTCAAAGAGCTTCGCCGCCTTCCTGGCCTCCAGGGTGATTGGGGGCATCAGCAAGGGAAACGTCAGCCTCTCCACAGCCATCGTAGCCGACCTGGGCTCACCTTCCGCCCGCAGCCGAGGCATGGTGCGTGCGCGCTACGGGGCGAGGAGGCTGGGATTCCTTGCCTCGGGTCTCCCATCCCGGCTCAGGCGGTCTTCTCCCCAGGCAGTCATTGGAGTGGCCTTCTCGCTGGCCTTCACGCTGGGCCCCATGCTTGGCGCCTTCCTGCCAGCGGAGATGGTGCCCTGGCTGGCTTTGCTCTTTGCTGCCTCCGACctgttgtttattttctgcttcctgCCGGAGACGCTGCCTGCGGAGAAGCGGGTAAGGTGGGTCCCAGAACCTGCTGCCgagccccagggcaggggctCAGTTCTGTGGGCACGTGGGGCTGGCCAAGAATGCTGGGCTGGCCTCTCCTTCTGCACAGGCGCTCTTGGGGCCACAGTGCCTCCAGGGACCCCTGCCTCTTGGGCCGGGCATCTGGACCAGAGGCCAGGCCAGGTTCAGGTCGTGGCCCTCCCCAGCTGCCTGGCCGGCCTCTCCagtcccaccccctccccaggcatcCTCTATCGGCCCGGGGTTCCAGGCCGCGGCAGACCTGCTCAGCCCCGTGGCCCTGCTCCGTTTCTCGGCCGTGGCCCGTGGCCAGGACCCACCCGCTGGAGACGGTAAGAAGGCACCCCCGTCGCAAGTGCAGGACTGTCGCGTCTTTGGGCTGCCGGCCCCTACAGCCGCTCTCCGTGCTCCCCAGGGATCCATCACCTTCGCCGCCTGGGTCTGGTGTACTTCCTCTACCTCTTCCTGTTCTCGGGTCTCGAGTTCACCCTGAGCTTCCTCGCTCATCAGCGCTTCCAGTTCAGCAGGTAGCGGCGCCAGCCTGTCTTCCCCGCTTCAGTGACGCCCCCCCTGGCCCATCCCTGGGGCAGGCGCTGGCTGAGGCCCAGGAGAAGCTGTGGGCTCCCAGGCTCCGGCGTGGCTGGCGGGAGCAGGGCGGTCAGACCAAGGCACTAACGGCTCCCCCGCTCCCAGCCTGCAGCAAGGAAAGATGTTTTTCTTCATCGGCCTCACCATGGCCACCGTGCAGGGCGCCTACGCCCGGAAGATCAGCCCTGGCAGCGAGATTGCAGCGGTGAAGCGGGTACGAGGCTCCCCCGGGCGAGTGGGGGGCAGGCCCTGCCGCGAGTCCCGCTGGAAGCGGCAGGGGTGGGTCCTGAGTGCTGCCATGCCCCCCCGCAGGCCATCTTACTGCTggtgcctgccttcctcctcatTGGCTGGGGGCTCACGCTGCCCGCACTGGGCCTGGGGCTGCTGCTCTACTCCTTCGGTGAGGGGGTCCTCCCGGGGCCAGGGTGGGAACGGTAGGGAGCCGGTGGCCGGGGATCCCGGGTCACAGCCCTCCAGGCGTCACCTGGAGGCTGCCTGCCACCTTCCTGGTGTCCCCTGGCAGCCGCTGCCGTCGTGGTGCCCTGCTTGTCCTCCGTGGTCGCTGACTATGGTAAGGAGCCTTTCTTTGCCCGAGTCCCCCAGGTGGGAGGAGACCAGCAAGCACCCGACAgcttcctcccccctctctctcccccaaaggCTTGCCCAGGCAGAAGGGCACGATCATGGGCACACTTCGGAGCCTGGGCGCCCTGGCCAGGGCAGTGGGACCCGTGGTGGCTGCCTCAGGTAAGGGCCCTGGGATAGCATTCCAGGCACGCTTGTGCCCCTGGGAGGCAAGGCCAGGGGGAGGCCACGCGGCCCTGCCATCCGCCTTCCCCTGCCGCCCCGTCGGTTCCTGCCGTGGTCCTGCCATCCCCGGGGTGGAGGCGCGGCGGGGAGGGAGGGCCCGCATCACCTCTCGGGCTGTCTCTCCACAGTGTACTGGCTGGCCGGGGCCAGGGTCTGCTTCACGGTGTGCTCAGGCCTCTTCCTGCTCCCTTTCCTGCTCCTGCGCAACCTGAGGCCTCCAGCCCGCATGGCACCCAAGGCCGAGTAGTGGAGCTAGCCCCGCCCCAAGCTGGGACGggacctctcccctccccctggggcccagccctggcccccgATAGACACTCCAGCAGCTCCGTGGTACGCGCCTGGGCAGTCCTGCCCGTCGTGCCGGGAGCAGGGACTCCCCAACACCTTTCAGGTTTTGTGTTCACTTTTCTCTCAGACACACGGTGTCAGCCAAGCCtccaaatgacaaaataaagcagCTATTTTATACCAAGTGCCTTTCGCCAGCACACGGCTGTGCCTCACTACCCCCCACCTGGGAGACCCCCGAGCACCAGAAGCTCTTATGCCTGCACTGAGCAGAAAAGTCCAAGGCTCGTCCGGGGCCCGTGACCATTCTGCACAATAGGGAGGACAGAAAGGGTGACACAGGGCCCGCCACGATGGGAGCCCACACTTGCTAGGGCCTACGTGAGCTGTGCCCTGCACCCTGGCCacccagggaggagggagccctgtgctgggctcttcCCATCACCATCCCACCCCTGCGCATCTGTTCGGACTGTAGGGGCGTCAGGCTCTCGGGCGCAAGAGCAGGCTGGCGCCCCAGGCAAGGCGATTCTGGGTTCTAGGGGCCTTCCTGGTGCAGAGCAACAGTGTCCAATCAAGAAATAAACACTTGGGATCTCAAGACAGACTTCTGGAAGTCCTATCttgaacaaagggggaaaacaaTGCCAAACTGCTTCCGAAATTTAGACAAGGAAACTgcttaaagaattttatttgtgAGTAAAACACGTTACAGTGGAGGACAGAGGACCCATCCTCCCAAGCCTGTATCCATATATGCGACTAGACTTCATGTTGTAATACAAAGAgttaaaataaactacaaaagtgaaataaaagtcaTTGCATGTGAGGGAcaaaaggaaggggcagagagtccGGGGTCAACTGAAGTATGGGCTGAGGGCTCAGCGCCTGGACGCCACCATGGCAACAAAGTGACACACAGGAGAAAAGCAAGTCGCCAGCAAGCTCGAAGCAGTGGTCAGCGCCATGCAGCCAGCCTCAGGTCCTGCCTTGGTGTCAGGAGCGTGGGTCCGCCCGGGGAGGAGGCCTGCCGGTGCCTGGTCAGGCTGGCACCGGGGCAGCTCCTGGAATGGGTCACCCACTAGTCCCGCTAAGCAGCTTCATGTGGTTTCCCAGGGGTCTGAGTTAAGTGAAACTTCACGATGCCGAACAAGGAGAGCAAGTCACGGCTCATAAGTGGCTGGTGTAAGCAGTGAGGGAGGGACCACTGGGTCTTGTACCTTGCGCCTTTTACCAAAACCAGGGGGGTCTTCAAGGCAGAGTTAAAGGTAAGAGAAGACCCCTTCTCGGTCCAAAACGTCCCCTAGACGAGTGAGCAGAGAAAAAACTTACTAAAAAGTGGCCTGTTCACGGTAAAAAAACGCAGGGTAAATTGCAA includes:
- the MFSD10 gene encoding major facilitator superfamily domain-containing protein 10 isoform X3; amino-acid sequence: MGWGAGGSCTPRPPIRQQPLSEPRVITVVFLGLLLDLLAFTLLLPLLPGLLESHGRAHDPLYGSWQQGVDWFAAAIRMPAEKRYNSVLFGGLIGSVFSFLQFLLAPVTGAVSDCLGRRPVMLLSLAGLATSYAVWAASKSFAAFLASRVIGGISKGNVSLSTAIVADLGSPSARSRGMVRARYGARRLGFLASGLPSRLRRSSPQAVIGVAFSLAFTLGPMLGAFLPAEMVPWLALLFAASDLLFIFCFLPETLPAEKRASSIGPGFQAAADLLSPVALLRFSAVARGQDPPAGDGIHHLRRLGLVYFLYLFLFSGLEFTLSFLAHQRFQFSSLQQGKMFFFIGLTMATVQGAYARKISPGSEIAAVKRAILLLVPAFLLIGWGLTLPALGLGLLLYSFAAAVVVPCLSSVVADYGLPRQKGTIMGTLRSLGALARAVGPVVAASVYWLAGARVCFTVCSGLFLLPFLLLRNLRPPARMAPKAE
- the MFSD10 gene encoding major facilitator superfamily domain-containing protein 10 isoform X6, with the protein product MGWGAGGSCTPRPPIRQQPLSEPRVITVVFLGLLLDLLAFTLLLPLLPGLLESHGRAHDPLYGSWQQGVDWFAAAIRMPAEKRYNSVLFGGLIGSVFSFLQFLLAPVTGAVSDCLGRRPVMLLSLAGLATSYAVWAASKSFAAFLASRVIGGISKGNVSLSTAIVADLGSPSARSRGMAVIGVAFSLAFTLGPMLGAFLPAEMVPWLALLFAASDLLFIFCFLPETLPAEKRASSIGPGFQAAADLLSPVALLRFSAVARGQDPPAGDGIHHLRRLGLVYFLYLFLFSGLEFTLSFLAHQRFQFSSLQQGKMFFFIGLTMATVQGAYARKISPGSEIAAVKRAILLLVPAFLLIGWGLTLPALGLGLLLYSFAAAVVVPCLSSVVADYGLPRQKGTIMGTLRSLGALARAVGPVVAASVYWLAGARVCFTVCSGLFLLPFLLLRNLRPPARMAPKAE
- the MFSD10 gene encoding major facilitator superfamily domain-containing protein 10 isoform X7: MGWGAGGSCTPRPPIRQQPLSEPRVITVVFLGLLLDLLAFTLLLPLLPGLLESHGRAHDPLYGSWQQGVDWFAAAIRMPAEKRYNSVLFGGLIGSVFSFLQFLLAPVTGAVSDCLGRRPVMLLSLGDWGHQQGKRQPLHSHRSRPGLTFRPQPRHGSHWSGLLAGLHAGPHAWRLPASGDGALAGFALCCLRPVVYFLLPAGDAACGEAGKASSIGPGFQAAADLLSPVALLRFSAVARGQDPPAGDGIHHLRRLGLVYFLYLFLFSGLEFTLSFLAHQRFQFSSLQQGKMFFFIGLTMATVQGAYARKISPGSEIAAVKRAILLLVPAFLLIGWGLTLPALGLGLLLYSFAAAVVVPCLSSVVADYGLPRQKGTIMGTLRSLGALARAVGPVVAASVYWLAGARVCFTVCSGLFLLPFLLLRNLRPPARMAPKAE
- the MFSD10 gene encoding major facilitator superfamily domain-containing protein 10 isoform X8 encodes the protein MGWGAGGSCTPRPPIRQQPLSEPRVITVVFLGLLLDLLAFTLLLPLLPGLLESHGRAHDPLYGSWQQGVDWFAAAIRMPAEKRYNSVLFGGLIGSVFSFLQFLLAPVTGAVSDCLGRRPVMLLSLGDWGHQQGKRQPLHSHRSRPGLTFRPQPRHVIGVAFSLAFTLGPMLGAFLPAEMVPWLALLFAASDLLFIFCFLPETLPAEKRASSIGPGFQAAADLLSPVALLRFSAVARGQDPPAGDGIHHLRRLGLVYFLYLFLFSGLEFTLSFLAHQRFQFSSLQQGKMFFFIGLTMATVQGAYARKISPGSEIAAVKRAILLLVPAFLLIGWGLTLPALGLGLLLYSFAAAVVVPCLSSVVADYGLPRQKGTIMGTLRSLGALARAVGPVVAASVYWLAGARVCFTVCSGLFLLPFLLLRNLRPPARMAPKAE
- the MFSD10 gene encoding major facilitator superfamily domain-containing protein 10 isoform X1 gives rise to the protein MGWGAGGSCTPRPPIRQQPLSEPRVITVVFLGLLLDLLAFTLLLPLLPGLLESHGRAHDPLYGSWQQGVDWFAAAIRMPAEKRYNSVLFGGLIGSVFSFLQFLLAPVTGAVSDCLGRRPVMLLSLGDWGHQQGKRQPLHSHRSRPGLTFRPQPRHGSHWSGLLAGLHAGPHAWRLPASGDGALAGFALCCLRPVVYFLLPAGDAACGEAGILYRPGVPGRGRPAQPRGPAPFLGRGPWPGPTRWRRDPSPSPPGSGVLPLPLPVLGSRVHPELPRSSALPVQQPAARKDVFLHRPHHGHRAGRLRPEDQPWQRDCSGEAGHLTAGACLPPHWLGAHAARTGPGAAALLLRSPRWEETSKHPTASSPLSLPQRLAQAEGHDHGHTSEPGRPGQGSGTRGGCLSVLAGRGQGLLHGVLRPLPAPFPAPAQPEASSPHGTQGRVVELAPPQAGTGPLPSPWGPALAPDRHSSSSVVRAWAVLPVVPGAGTPQHLSGFVFTFLSDTRCQPSLQMTK
- the MFSD10 gene encoding major facilitator superfamily domain-containing protein 10 isoform X4, giving the protein MGWGAGGSCTPRPPIRQQPLSEPRVITVVFLGLLLDLLAFTLLLPLLPGLLESHGRAHDPLYGSWQQGVDWFAAAIRMPAEKRYNSVLFGGLIGSVFSFLQFLLAPVTGAVSDCLGRRPVMLLSLAGLATSYAVWAASKSFAAFLASRVIGGISKGNVSLSTAIVADLGSPSARSRGMAVIGVAFSLAFTLGPMLGAFLPAEMVPWLALLFAASDLLFIFCFLPETLPAEKRASSIGPGFQAAADLLSPVALLRFSAVARGQDPPAGDGIHHLRRLGLVYFLYLFLFSGLEFTLSFLAHQRFQFSSLQQGKMFFFIGLTMATVQGAYARKISPGSEIAAVKRAILLLVPAFLLIGWGLTLPALGLGLLLYSFGPPGGRRPASTRQLPPPSLSPKGLPRQKGTIMGTLRSLGALARAVGPVVAASVYWLAGARVCFTVCSGLFLLPFLLLRNLRPPARMAPKAE
- the MFSD10 gene encoding major facilitator superfamily domain-containing protein 10 isoform X5, which encodes MGWGAGGSCTPRPPIRQQPLSEPRVITVVFLGLLLDLLAFTLLLPLLPGLLESHGRAHDPLYGSWQQGVDWFAAAIRMPAEKRYNSVLFGGLIGSVFSFLQFLLAPVTGAVSDCLGRRPVMLLSLAGLATSYAVWAASKSFAAFLASRVIGGISKGNVSLSTAIVADLGSPSARSRGMAVIGVAFSLAFTLGPMLGAFLPAEMVPWLALLFAASDLLFIFCFLPETLPAEKRASSIGPGFQAAADLLSPVALLRFSAVARGQDPPAGDGIHHLRRLGLVYFLYLFLFSGLEFTLSFLAHQRFQFSSLQQGKMFFFIGLTMATVQGAYARKISPGSEIAAVKRAILLLVPAFLLIGWGLTLPALGLGLLLYSFGGRRPASTRQLPPPSLSPKGLPRQKGTIMGTLRSLGALARAVGPVVAASVYWLAGARVCFTVCSGLFLLPFLLLRNLRPPARMAPKAE
- the MFSD10 gene encoding major facilitator superfamily domain-containing protein 10 isoform X2, whose translation is MGWGAGGSCTPRPPIRQQPLSEPRVITVVFLGLLLDLLAFTLLLPLLPGLLESHGRAHDPLYGSWQQGVDWFAAAIRMPAEKRYNSVLFGGLIGSVFSFLQFLLAPVTGAVSDCLGRRPVMLLSLGDWGHQQGKRQPLHSHRSRPGLTFRPQPRHGSHWSGLLAGLHAGPHAWRLPASGDGALAGFALCCLRPVVYFLLPAGDAACGEAGILYRPGVPGRGRPAQPRGPAPFLGRGPWPGPTRWRRDPSPSPPGSGVLPLPLPVLGSRVHPELPRSSALPVQQPAARKDVFLHRPHHGHRAGRLRPEDQPWQRDCSGEAGHLTAGACLPPHWLGAHAARTGPGAAALLLRWEETSKHPTASSPLSLPQRLAQAEGHDHGHTSEPGRPGQGSGTRGGCLSVLAGRGQGLLHGVLRPLPAPFPAPAQPEASSPHGTQGRVVELAPPQAGTGPLPSPWGPALAPDRHSSSSVVRAWAVLPVVPGAGTPQHLSGFVFTFLSDTRCQPSLQMTK